One segment of Campylobacter hominis ATCC BAA-381 DNA contains the following:
- the tig gene encoding trigger factor, which yields MEISAKLTNSANALASTKIPTASINEKVNELAKQTAKKVRIDGFRPGKAPVAAVLKRYKKELEDDAKNDIFRNFVDESLKILGKEKNEILGEPIFSKYEEKDGIIDVEMKMSFRPEVKIDGYEKFIPEFATPRVTKKEIDEKINEFLLMIAPLEKSDKEVLEKGDFAKFDFEGFVDDKPFDGGKAQDYVLEIGSGRFIPGFEDGMLGMKIDEERDIKVKFPENYQAENLAGKDAIFKVKLHEIQCKKIGELDDETLKRLMPGEKEPSKEKFEAQIKEQIRADKMAKLINEELKPKFADIIVENFIFDMPEIILEQEIDLQFRNAWGTFSKEEIENFRKDKDALTKKRDEFRDEAVKSVKMTFLIDEIAKDRKIQVSDQELVSAVYMEAYRYGMDPKKHLEEYRTNGYLPVVKMALLEEKLFNDIFSKDKKSEKTEEK from the coding sequence ATGGAAATAAGTGCAAAACTTACAAACTCAGCAAATGCTCTTGCAAGCACAAAAATACCTACTGCAAGTATCAATGAGAAAGTAAATGAGTTGGCAAAACAAACAGCCAAAAAAGTTAGAATTGATGGTTTTAGACCAGGTAAAGCACCTGTAGCAGCCGTTTTAAAAAGATATAAAAAAGAGCTTGAAGATGATGCTAAAAACGACATTTTTAGAAATTTTGTTGATGAAAGTTTGAAAATTTTAGGCAAAGAAAAAAATGAAATTTTAGGCGAGCCGATTTTCTCAAAATATGAAGAAAAAGACGGGATTATAGATGTTGAAATGAAAATGTCGTTTCGCCCTGAAGTAAAAATTGATGGATATGAAAAATTTATTCCGGAATTTGCCACTCCAAGAGTTACCAAAAAAGAGATTGATGAAAAAATAAATGAATTTTTACTAATGATAGCGCCACTTGAAAAATCAGATAAAGAAGTCCTTGAGAAAGGCGATTTTGCAAAATTTGACTTTGAGGGTTTTGTGGATGACAAACCTTTTGATGGTGGAAAAGCTCAAGATTATGTTCTTGAAATTGGCTCAGGTAGATTTATTCCGGGATTTGAAGATGGTATGCTCGGTATGAAAATAGATGAAGAAAGAGATATAAAAGTAAAATTTCCCGAGAATTATCAAGCTGAAAATTTAGCTGGAAAAGATGCGATTTTTAAAGTAAAATTACATGAAATTCAATGTAAAAAAATAGGCGAACTTGATGACGAAACTTTAAAAAGACTAATGCCGGGTGAAAAAGAGCCGAGCAAAGAAAAATTTGAAGCGCAAATTAAAGAACAAATAAGAGCCGATAAGATGGCAAAACTCATAAATGAAGAGTTAAAACCGAAATTTGCAGATATTATAGTGGAAAATTTTATTTTTGATATGCCTGAAATCATCTTAGAGCAAGAAATTGATTTGCAATTCCGCAATGCATGGGGAACTTTCAGTAAAGAAGAGATTGAAAATTTCCGAAAAGACAAAGACGCTTTGACTAAAAAACGTGATGAATTTAGAGATGAAGCTGTAAAAAGCGTAAAAATGACATTTTTAATTGATGAAATCGCAAAAGATAGAAAAATTCAAGTAAGCGATCAGGAACTTGTAAGTGCTGTATATATGGAAGCCTACAGATATGGTATGGATCCTAAAAAACATCTTGAAGAATATCGCACAAACGGATATTTGCCTGTTGTAAAAATGGCATTGCTTGAAGAAAAATTGTTTAACGATATTTTTAGTAAAGATAAAAAAAGCGAAAAAACTGAGGAAAAATAA
- a CDS encoding carbonic anhydrase yields the protein MDQIITGALKFMQDDFKKYKKLFENLASSQKPHTLFICCSDSRVVPNLITHTEPGEIFVLRNIANIVPTYEQSDKFLDIASDIEFAVLSLKVKNIIICGHNNCGGCAAVYKKKETLKNMPNLLHWLDPIFSIKEKVLHESNTDISERALLTERLNVVNSVENLLTFPFIKEKFNAGEIKIYGWHYMIKTGEIFNYSFDDKKFHLIKKEAE from the coding sequence ATGGATCAAATAATTACCGGTGCACTGAAATTTATGCAAGATGATTTTAAAAAATATAAAAAACTTTTTGAAAATTTGGCAAGTTCCCAAAAACCGCATACGTTGTTTATTTGCTGTTCCGATTCAAGAGTAGTTCCAAATCTTATAACGCATACCGAACCGGGCGAAATTTTTGTCTTGCGAAATATCGCAAATATCGTTCCTACTTATGAACAAAGCGATAAATTTTTAGATATCGCATCGGATATCGAGTTTGCGGTTTTATCATTAAAAGTTAAAAATATAATTATATGCGGGCACAATAATTGCGGCGGTTGCGCGGCAGTTTACAAAAAAAAGGAAACTTTAAAAAATATGCCTAATTTATTGCATTGGTTGGATCCGATTTTTTCTATAAAAGAAAAAGTGTTACATGAATCAAATACGGATATTTCGGAAAGAGCGCTTTTAACAGAGCGCTTAAATGTGGTAAATTCCGTTGAAAATTTGCTTACTTTTCCTTTTATAAAAGAAAAATTTAATGCAGGTGAAATTAAAATTTACGGTTGGCATTACATGATAAAAACCGGAGAAATTTTTAATTACAGTTTTGATGATAAAAAATTCCATTTAATTAAAAAAGAAGCAGAATGA
- a CDS encoding 5-methylcytosine-specific restriction endonuclease subunit McrB, producing the protein MVLSNSADVCKIATRWSSKSKNTNVIKKKREIIFYLKELKNLVVAFDENESDFLQNLYINSSDGNARSTKILELGENYNHAEYFFMERFFDSNIDLFYFDFIFKDRIKSKKDVFTGSNLRVSDILKGNDKNIISLYVFAENIAKNFNSTCEDRQKRNNFKNKIIKFYELIYRLFAALDPTLVSYYFDFVLHNYPLILIEFIRDCFKGNLANIEIFASDDTMLNFELADSENFSIFPHNELYKIASAFCMAGERGSVIFDKKTAEIFEKLFGKKIENFGDFSTLSEAFLQNFNFFGDGEKLEKFVSMQMFLEFASTFESEKINKNTIYYGAIGAGKTRKIRQILKEKNVKSNFFRFISFHKDFGYSDFIDGFTDGKFKNGEFKKLCKKALNDPQNEYFCIIDNANSGNFDEIFGESMELLERRYDPNDDLTLIRTKNSHFIDELDEAKKNEFSVVVKDELSYFAIPKNLYVICATNGYNRGISPSSAKIFSWVKMSCDYSLIENFMIEKGIKNGASYAILCKKLNDFISKDSRLGFEIGHGIFMQIVGFALNSQITQDSLNRFFASVLCPILECSYLEKNESVGCKTQISAIAEIFKV; encoded by the coding sequence ATGGTTCTTTCAAATAGTGCAGATGTGTGTAAAATAGCGACTAGATGGTCATCTAAGAGTAAAAATACAAATGTGATAAAGAAAAAAAGAGAAATTATTTTTTACTTAAAAGAACTCAAAAATTTAGTCGTTGCATTTGATGAAAATGAAAGCGATTTTTTACAAAATCTTTATATCAATTCAAGTGACGGCAATGCCAGAAGCACTAAAATACTGGAACTTGGAGAAAATTATAATCATGCTGAATATTTTTTTATGGAAAGGTTTTTCGACAGCAATATCGATCTTTTTTATTTTGATTTTATTTTTAAAGATCGCATTAAAAGCAAAAAAGATGTATTTACCGGTTCGAATTTACGCGTAAGTGATATTTTAAAAGGAAATGATAAAAATATAATTTCACTTTATGTTTTTGCGGAAAACATCGCCAAAAATTTTAATTCCACTTGTGAAGATCGCCAAAAACGCAATAATTTTAAGAACAAAATAATAAAATTTTACGAGCTTATTTACCGTCTTTTTGCAGCGCTTGATCCTACTTTGGTATCATATTATTTTGATTTTGTGCTTCATAATTATCCGCTTATTTTAATAGAGTTTATAAGAGATTGTTTCAAAGGAAATCTTGCAAACATTGAAATATTTGCAAGTGATGATACGATGTTAAATTTTGAGCTTGCAGACAGTGAAAATTTCAGCATTTTTCCACATAACGAACTTTATAAAATCGCAAGCGCCTTTTGCATGGCAGGAGAACGAGGAAGCGTTATTTTTGATAAAAAAACAGCCGAAATTTTTGAAAAACTTTTCGGTAAAAAAATCGAAAATTTTGGAGATTTCAGCACTTTGAGCGAAGCATTTTTACAAAATTTCAATTTTTTCGGAGATGGCGAAAAATTGGAAAAGTTTGTGTCTATGCAGATGTTTTTGGAGTTTGCGAGCACTTTTGAAAGCGAAAAAATAAATAAAAACACTATTTATTACGGCGCAATCGGGGCCGGAAAAACGCGCAAAATTCGTCAAATTTTAAAAGAAAAAAATGTCAAATCCAACTTTTTCAGATTTATTTCATTCCATAAAGATTTCGGCTATTCGGACTTTATCGACGGCTTTACGGATGGTAAATTTAAAAACGGCGAGTTTAAAAAGCTTTGTAAAAAAGCTTTAAATGATCCGCAAAATGAATATTTTTGTATAATTGACAATGCAAATAGCGGAAATTTCGATGAAATTTTTGGAGAAAGTATGGAACTTTTGGAGCGACGATACGATCCGAATGACGATCTTACTTTAATTCGCACAAAAAATTCACATTTTATCGATGAACTTGACGAAGCTAAAAAAAATGAGTTTAGCGTTGTTGTAAAAGATGAACTCAGCTATTTCGCAATACCGAAAAATCTTTATGTGATATGCGCTACAAACGGCTATAATCGCGGAATTTCGCCAAGCAGCGCCAAAATTTTCAGTTGGGTAAAAATGAGCTGTGATTATTCGTTGATAGAAAATTTTATGATTGAAAAAGGCATAAAAAACGGCGCAAGCTACGCAATTCTTTGCAAAAAATTAAATGATTTTATTTCAAAAGATTCAAGACTTGGTTTTGAGATAGGGCATGGAATTTTTATGCAAATAGTAGGATTTGCGCTCAATTCACAAATCACGCAAGATAGTTTAAACCGTTTTTTTGCTTCTGTGCTTTGCCCGATTCTTGAATGTTCTTATTTGGAAAAAAATGAAAGCGTCGGCTGCAAAACTCAAATTTCGGCTATCGCAGAGATTTTTAAAGTTTAG
- the clpP gene encoding ATP-dependent Clp endopeptidase proteolytic subunit ClpP: MFVPYVIERTSRGERSYDIYSRLLKDRIVMLSGEINDEVASSVVAQLLFLEAEDPDKDIYLYINSPGGVVTSGFSIYDTMNYIKPAVSTICIGQAASMGAFLLSCGEKGKRYALPNARIMIHQPLGGAQGQATDIEITTKEILRIKATLNKILAENSGQKLSKIEKDTDRDFYMSAQEAVKYGLIDKVLEKSLTE, encoded by the coding sequence ATGTTTGTGCCTTATGTAATCGAGCGAACCAGCCGTGGAGAGCGCAGTTATGACATTTATTCGCGTTTATTAAAAGATCGAATTGTTATGTTAAGCGGTGAAATAAATGATGAAGTGGCAAGTTCGGTCGTAGCTCAACTACTGTTTTTGGAAGCCGAAGATCCGGATAAAGATATTTATTTATATATCAATAGTCCAGGTGGAGTGGTTACGAGCGGATTTAGCATATATGACACGATGAATTACATTAAGCCGGCAGTCAGCACGATTTGTATAGGTCAAGCCGCTTCTATGGGGGCTTTTTTATTAAGTTGCGGTGAAAAAGGCAAAAGATATGCACTTCCAAATGCCAGGATAATGATACATCAACCGCTTGGCGGCGCACAAGGACAAGCTACCGATATAGAAATTACCACAAAAGAAATTTTAAGAATAAAAGCTACTTTAAATAAAATTTTAGCTGAAAATTCCGGACAAAAACTTTCTAAAATAGAAAAAGATACTGATAGAGATTTTTATATGAGCGCGCAAGAGGCTGTAAAATACGGTCTTATAGATAAAGTTCTTGAAAAAAGCCTAACGGAATGA
- a CDS encoding mechanosensitive ion channel family protein, translated as MKFIIKFISIFILAVFANAENNTTGDNNISDVNKTEIKQEVVQMLNHGENNETDEVVDIIAEKIANSQANENNFSDSPALISVLKELAEINKQILLLSGHNDSNATISELATLNENKRKLLEQIPMAITNQTISRENVIEYTKKKERVERILARNKNQYSYEYIKTKILANSMRINEIFFTTFIKTENLFINGAKKSELQNEFRKALLDLETEYATLYDYTDEILNKKNLLNSKQKDEINETLEKFKVYKITSDEVLNYLLQNSDLLASNILFTGLNLKQILNYINDKMPFNTNKINAGKWILIIIITLFFYSLRKFLAKIIYFIFKIFNKSGDSEAIKIQIIDIIKKPLGVLLIAYAIDICSAIFYYPAPVPIKFGNFFSIIYIILYAWLIIKILDGYGIMLLGSIARKSGRKEVINLIIKILYIIVVIIALLFVLSRLGFNISALIASLGIGGLAIALATKDIIANFFASILLLFDNSFSQGDWVVIGDVEGTVVETGLRKTLIRTFDNALVSVPNSKIMENNIKNWNRRKVGRIIKITVGLSYSSTAEQIKNCVNDIEAMLLNHPDIAQPKDNALNQNNLKMFYKQNMVSVDDLAGYKNTLYVSLNEFSDSSIDIYIECFTKTIKRDEYYRVKQDIMIKIMEIVEKYDTEFAFPSQSLYIEKFPKIEIKNPKGTEHENV; from the coding sequence ATGAAGTTTATAATAAAATTTATTTCAATATTTATTTTAGCAGTTTTTGCAAATGCTGAAAATAACACTACCGGCGATAACAATATAAGTGATGTAAATAAAACCGAGATAAAGCAGGAAGTCGTTCAGATGCTAAATCACGGCGAAAATAATGAAACCGATGAAGTTGTGGATATCATCGCGGAAAAAATAGCAAACTCGCAAGCAAATGAAAATAATTTTTCCGATTCACCCGCTTTAATTTCCGTTTTAAAAGAGTTGGCTGAAATTAACAAGCAAATTTTACTGCTTAGTGGTCATAATGATTCAAATGCCACTATTAGCGAACTTGCAACATTGAATGAAAATAAAAGAAAGTTATTGGAACAAATTCCGATGGCAATCACGAATCAAACTATCAGCCGCGAAAATGTCATAGAATATACAAAAAAGAAAGAAAGAGTCGAGCGAATTTTAGCCAGAAATAAAAATCAATATTCTTACGAATATATAAAAACGAAAATTTTGGCTAATTCAATGCGAATAAACGAGATATTTTTTACTACTTTTATAAAAACTGAAAATCTTTTTATAAACGGTGCAAAAAAAAGTGAGCTTCAAAATGAATTCAGAAAAGCTTTACTTGATTTGGAAACCGAATATGCGACATTGTATGATTATACGGATGAAATTTTAAATAAAAAAAATTTGCTCAACAGCAAACAAAAAGATGAGATAAACGAAACTCTTGAAAAATTTAAAGTATATAAAATAACTTCCGACGAGGTTTTGAATTATCTGCTTCAAAACAGCGATTTACTCGCGAGCAATATTTTATTTACAGGCTTAAATTTAAAGCAAATACTTAATTATATTAATGATAAAATGCCGTTTAATACAAACAAAATCAATGCCGGAAAATGGATCTTGATTATAATCATTACACTATTTTTCTACTCTTTGCGTAAATTTCTGGCAAAAATAATTTATTTTATATTTAAAATTTTTAATAAATCCGGTGACAGCGAGGCTATAAAAATACAAATTATTGATATTATCAAAAAGCCTTTGGGCGTGCTTTTAATCGCTTATGCGATAGATATCTGCTCCGCTATTTTTTATTATCCTGCGCCTGTTCCTATAAAATTCGGAAACTTTTTTTCAATTATTTACATAATTCTTTATGCGTGGCTCATCATAAAAATTTTAGATGGATATGGAATAATGCTTCTTGGCTCAATCGCTAGAAAAAGCGGTAGAAAAGAGGTGATAAATTTAATCATAAAAATTTTATATATTATAGTCGTCATTATAGCGCTTTTATTTGTGTTAAGCAGACTCGGATTTAATATTTCAGCACTTATCGCTTCACTAGGTATCGGCGGACTTGCTATCGCACTTGCGACAAAAGATATAATTGCGAATTTCTTTGCTTCAATTTTACTGCTTTTTGATAATTCATTCTCTCAAGGAGACTGGGTAGTAATTGGCGATGTAGAAGGAACTGTAGTAGAAACAGGACTTAGAAAAACTTTGATAAGAACATTTGACAATGCTCTTGTATCTGTTCCGAACTCAAAAATAATGGAAAACAACATCAAAAACTGGAATCGCAGAAAAGTCGGAAGAATAATAAAAATTACGGTCGGTCTCAGTTACAGTTCTACTGCCGAGCAGATTAAAAACTGCGTAAATGATATCGAAGCTATGCTGTTAAATCATCCTGATATTGCTCAACCGAAAGATAACGCACTAAATCAAAATAATCTTAAAATGTTTTATAAACAAAATATGGTTTCGGTTGACGATTTAGCCGGTTATAAAAATACTTTGTATGTCTCATTGAACGAATTTTCCGATTCGTCTATAGATATTTATATTGAATGCTTTACAAAGACGATAAAACGTGATGAATATTATAGAGTAAAACAAGATATAATGATAAAAATTATGGAAATTGTAGAGAAATATGACACTGAGTTCGCTTTTCCATCTCAAAGTCTTTATATCGAAAAATTTCCAAAAATTGAAATTAAAAACCCAAAAGGAACAGAACATGAAAATGTATGA
- a CDS encoding molybdopterin molybdotransferase MoeA: MIDYNESLKILKANLPVYERVENVCINDASGRILAIDLKAKNDFPRFKTASMDGYAVSFDDLKNGILKFKILGETPAGKFPDFKIKSAECVKTFTGAILCENADTIVPIENVEISGDDEILIKESVSENFAVRKIGESYKKNEILLKKGTRLDFASLGLLAELGFSKINVFSRPKIAILVTGSELLEIGQKAQNDSQIYSSNHIILNALIHSWGGDSEVLPIIKDDKNALKNAVEKALENCDFLITTGGVSVGDYDFMRDIMHSPDFEILIDKVAVKPGRHIKIAKFGEKLIFALPGFSVSAAVMSFLFVRETLNEILNIHENFKISAVLAENYMKKSKFLEFVPCSLKIENTKIFASIYGKKSGSSAIISNLINSDLFLAPLEKTELKKGEIVEVLLLKSKF, from the coding sequence ATGATTGATTATAATGAAAGTTTGAAAATTTTAAAGGCAAATTTACCTGTTTATGAGCGTGTGGAAAATGTTTGCATAAATGACGCTTCGGGAAGAATTTTAGCCATAGATTTAAAAGCAAAAAATGATTTTCCGCGCTTTAAAACTGCAAGTATGGATGGATATGCCGTCAGTTTTGATGATTTGAAAAACGGAATTTTAAAATTTAAAATTTTAGGTGAAACACCTGCCGGAAAATTTCCGGATTTTAAAATAAAAAGCGCTGAATGCGTGAAAACTTTTACGGGCGCGATTTTATGCGAAAACGCCGATACTATCGTTCCGATTGAAAATGTTGAAATTTCAGGCGATGATGAAATTTTAATTAAAGAAAGTGTGAGCGAAAATTTTGCGGTAAGAAAAATAGGCGAAAGTTACAAAAAAAATGAAATTTTGCTTAAAAAGGGCACTCGTTTGGATTTTGCAAGTCTTGGACTTTTAGCTGAGCTTGGATTTAGCAAAATAAATGTTTTTTCTCGCCCGAAAATTGCGATTTTAGTAACAGGAAGTGAACTTTTGGAAATAGGTCAAAAAGCGCAAAACGATTCTCAAATTTACAGCAGCAATCATATAATTTTAAATGCGCTGATTCATTCCTGGGGTGGCGATAGCGAAGTTTTGCCGATTATAAAAGATGATAAAAATGCGCTTAAAAATGCCGTAGAAAAAGCGCTTGAAAATTGCGATTTTTTAATCACGACAGGTGGCGTCAGCGTCGGAGATTATGATTTTATGAGAGATATTATGCACTCACCTGACTTTGAAATTTTAATCGATAAAGTCGCAGTAAAACCGGGCCGTCATATAAAAATCGCAAAATTTGGTGAAAAACTTATTTTTGCACTTCCTGGATTTAGCGTTTCAGCCGCTGTGATGAGCTTTTTATTTGTACGAGAAACATTAAATGAGATTTTAAATATTCACGAAAATTTTAAAATTTCGGCTGTTTTAGCGGAAAATTATATGAAAAAATCAAAATTTTTAGAATTTGTGCCTTGCTCATTAAAAATAGAAAATACAAAAATTTTTGCAAGTATTTATGGTAAAAAAAGCGGAAGTTCAGCTATAATTTCAAACTTGATAAATTCGGATTTGTTTTTAGCGCCGCTGGAAAAAACCGAGCTGAAAAAGGGCGAAATTGTGGAAGTTTTGCTTTTAAAATCAAAATTTTAA
- a CDS encoding YifB family Mg chelatase-like AAA ATPase — protein MKFLKCATFTDTLTEVDVESTLLRGLPGFKVVGLAGITIKESEERVKSSLNALNFKFPAQKIIINLSPSDTPKNGSHFDLAIALLIALGRENFESDIFVFGELGLDGALKSTASLFSILLFLSAKIKHAKILVPKQIALKAAAIPNYEVYAVENLSDAVRFFMDDDFAKTCLVREIHPLFKNVLEICGEKYVANSDFSLDFADVKGQDRAKRASLIAAAGMHNIIFEGSPGSGKSMCAKRIRYILPPQSLKEVMLASAYESLNSKDVDFSALRPFRSPHHTSTRSSIFGGGSNAAKVGEIALANGGELFFDEFPHFSKQILESLREPLEDNKILISRVNSKVEYQTKFLFAAAQNPCPCGNLFSKNLTCTCSFNDIKRYKSVISAPILDRIDIYVAMDEISPFDRSGITSSEMSERVSAVFNIVKKRGQSELNGKMSDKDVIKFCRLEKDAKNVFDMAVSRYNLSQRGIIKTYKVARTIADLANREIIDKSSILEALSFRIRNEI, from the coding sequence ATGAAATTTTTAAAGTGTGCGACTTTTACCGATACGCTGACCGAAGTAGATGTAGAATCCACACTTTTAAGGGGACTTCCAGGCTTTAAAGTTGTAGGTTTGGCAGGAATTACCATTAAAGAAAGTGAAGAACGCGTAAAATCTTCTTTAAATGCTTTAAATTTCAAATTTCCGGCACAAAAAATCATAATAAATTTAAGCCCTTCCGACACTCCAAAAAACGGCTCACATTTTGATCTTGCTATAGCGCTTTTGATAGCTTTAGGGCGTGAAAATTTTGAAAGTGATATATTTGTTTTCGGTGAATTGGGGCTTGACGGTGCATTAAAAAGCACAGCTTCTCTTTTTTCAATTTTACTTTTTTTGAGCGCGAAGATAAAACACGCTAAAATTTTGGTTCCTAAACAGATTGCTTTAAAAGCTGCAGCTATTCCAAATTATGAAGTTTATGCGGTAGAAAATTTAAGTGATGCGGTTAGATTTTTTATGGACGATGATTTTGCAAAAACCTGCCTTGTTCGTGAAATTCATCCGCTTTTTAAAAATGTTCTTGAAATTTGCGGCGAAAAATATGTTGCAAATAGCGATTTTTCGCTTGATTTTGCTGATGTAAAAGGGCAGGACAGGGCAAAAAGAGCCAGTTTAATAGCGGCAGCAGGAATGCATAATATCATTTTTGAAGGAAGCCCCGGAAGCGGTAAAAGTATGTGTGCTAAGCGTATCAGATACATTTTGCCGCCGCAAAGTCTAAAAGAAGTTATGCTTGCAAGCGCTTACGAATCGTTAAATAGCAAAGATGTCGATTTTAGCGCTCTTAGACCGTTTAGAAGTCCTCATCATACATCTACTAGAAGCTCTATTTTCGGTGGCGGATCAAATGCTGCAAAAGTCGGTGAAATAGCACTTGCAAATGGTGGAGAACTATTTTTTGATGAGTTTCCGCACTTTTCAAAACAAATACTTGAAAGTTTGCGTGAGCCGCTGGAAGACAATAAAATTTTAATATCACGCGTAAATTCGAAGGTCGAATATCAAACTAAATTTCTTTTCGCAGCCGCTCAAAATCCATGTCCGTGCGGAAATTTGTTTTCAAAAAATCTTACCTGCACCTGCTCTTTTAACGATATAAAACGATATAAAAGCGTAATTTCAGCACCTATTTTAGATAGAATTGACATTTATGTCGCGATGGATGAAATTTCGCCTTTCGATCGAAGCGGCATTACAAGCAGTGAAATGAGTGAGCGGGTTTCGGCGGTTTTTAATATTGTCAAAAAACGCGGTCAAAGCGAACTGAATGGTAAAATGAGCGATAAAGATGTCATTAAGTTCTGTAGGCTAGAAAAAGATGCTAAAAATGTATTTGATATGGCGGTTTCTCGCTATAATTTATCTCAACGAGGAATTATAAAAACGTATAAAGTAGCAAGAACCATTGCTGATCTTGCAAACCGCGAAATTATCGATAAAAGCAGTATTTTAGAAGCTTTGAGCTTTAGAATAAGGAATGAAATTTGA
- the def gene encoding peptide deformylase: MILEILTYPNKKLYQKSKKVEKFDDELGKFLDDMYETMISKKGIGLAAIQVGRPIRAIVINLVDENDEQKKENLLEIINPEILTQEGEIIYQEGCLSVPGYYEDVKRAEFVKLGFQNRFGETKEMEVQELLAVCIQHEIDHLDGHLFIEKIGYNKRKKFDKEFKKHLKEKK; this comes from the coding sequence ATGATTTTGGAAATTTTGACATATCCGAATAAAAAACTCTATCAAAAATCAAAAAAAGTAGAAAAATTTGATGACGAACTTGGTAAATTTTTAGATGATATGTACGAAACTATGATTTCAAAAAAAGGAATAGGACTTGCTGCAATTCAGGTCGGTCGTCCTATTCGCGCAATTGTAATAAATTTAGTCGATGAAAACGATGAACAAAAAAAAGAAAATTTACTTGAAATTATAAATCCTGAAATTTTAACTCAAGAAGGTGAGATAATATATCAGGAAGGCTGTCTATCGGTTCCAGGATACTATGAAGATGTAAAAAGAGCCGAATTTGTAAAACTGGGATTTCAAAACCGTTTCGGTGAAACTAAAGAAATGGAAGTTCAAGAGCTTTTAGCTGTTTGTATCCAGCACGAAATCGATCATCTTGACGGGCATCTGTTTATAGAAAAAATCGGCTATAACAAACGAAAAAAATTTGATAAAGAATTTAAAAAACATTTAAAAGAAAAAAAATGA